Genomic window ([Eubacterium] hominis):
CGATCACAAGAGCAATCGCTGATCAGGCAAGAACGATCCGTATTCCTGTACATATGGTAGAAACGATTAATAAATTAACACGTATCCAGCGTCAGTTGGTTCAGGATTTAGGCCGTGATCCTTCTGCGGAAGAAATTGCAGCCAAAATGGAAAACATCTCTCCAGAAAAAGTACGTGAAATCCAGAAAATTGCATTGGAACCAGTATCTTTGGAAACACCAATTGGTGAAGAAGATGACTCTCACTTAGGTGATTTCATTGAAGATAAAGAAGCATTATCTCCAGATGAATATGCAAACAACCAGTTGTTGAAGGATGAAATCAACAATGTATTACAGGGACTTACAGAACGTGAAGAAAAAGTGCTGCGTTTACGTTTTGGCTTATATGATGGAAGAACTCGTACCCTTGAAGAAGTTGGTAAAGAGTTTAACGTTACACGTGAACGTATTCGTCAGATTGAAGCAAAAGCTCTGCGTAAATTGAAACATCCTACAAGAAGTAAACGTTTAAAGGACTTTGTTGATAAACCTTAGTATGGCAGGTAAAGTACGTTTACAGGCGATTTTTGATATGATTCAGCCTGGATTAGTGATTGCAGATATTGGGTGTGATCATGGACTTTTGCCAATTGCTTTGGTAAAACAGGGCAAATGTGAAAAAGCATATGCCTGTGATGTTCGTATTGGACCACTTTCAAGAGCAAAAGAAGCAATTGAAGAAGCAGGTCTGCAGCATCAGGTAATTCCCATTCTATGTGATGGCATGTCACAAATAGGAGAAGATGTGAATGGTGTCGTAATAGCCGGTATGGGTTTTGATACCATCAAACATATCTTATCTCAGGATTTAAAAAAATGTTCTAAATTCAAACAAATGGTGATCCAGTGCAATGGTCACGTGGATGAATTTCGTCAATGGTTAAGTGATCATGGATTTAAGATCGATGATGAGCGTATTGTAAAAGATTCTCATTATTATCAATTGATTTCTATGCATAAAGAAGAAACAACACCACTTACGAAGGAACAATGCTTATTTGGTATCTATACCAAAAAAGATCCATTATTCAAAGAATATTGGCATTATATCTATGAGAAAAAAAAGGTGATCTTAGATCAGTTGTCACCATCTCATGAAAATTATATGAAAACAAAGGCATTAATGGATAGGATAGAAAAAGCGCTGAATGAATAGTTTCAGCGCTTTTAAATGATTTTTTGAATATCAATTTCTGGTTTTGTTAAACCTGGTTCATAATTTTCTAAATACGCAATGACCTGAGCAGTTAAATACGTCGGTGTACTGGCACCAGATGTAATCGCAACTTTAGTTTTATTTACTAATTGCTCATCAAAAATGCCATGAACATCATCAATCAGGTATACATCAGGAATACCCGCATCCTTTGCGATGGCAGCCAATCGATTAGAGTTGTTAGAATGTGCATCGCCTACAACATATAACACATCAATTTGCTGCTGTTTTAAATCCGCAACTGCCTGTTGGCGAATTCTTGTCGCATTGCATATTTCTTCACAGAATTCAGCATTTGGATATTGCTTAGCGATACTTTGAAACAATGCATCAATATCAAAAATGGACATTGTGGTCTGATTGGTCACAAAAATCTTTGTATTTTCTGGCATATCAGGAATATCACGCTCGCAGGTAATCAGATGTACATGATCATCCATGCTCAATACTGCTTCCGCTTCTGGATGATACTTTTTTCCTATATAGAAAATCTCGCTGCCTTTCGTTAATGCAT
Coding sequences:
- a CDS encoding SAM-dependent methyltransferase, producing MAGKVRLQAIFDMIQPGLVIADIGCDHGLLPIALVKQGKCEKAYACDVRIGPLSRAKEAIEEAGLQHQVIPILCDGMSQIGEDVNGVVIAGMGFDTIKHILSQDLKKCSKFKQMVIQCNGHVDEFRQWLSDHGFKIDDERIVKDSHYYQLISMHKEETTPLTKEQCLFGIYTKKDPLFKEYWHYIYEKKKVILDQLSPSHENYMKTKALMDRIEKALNE
- the ispH gene encoding 4-hydroxy-3-methylbut-2-enyl diphosphate reductase gives rise to the protein MEVIKVTPRGYCKGVTRAIALAKKTAQEYPDTPIYVLGMLVHNAYVMEALKQLHIQPIDDKTKTRMELLDQIDEGVVIFTAHGIAPQVIEKARAKGLICVDASCPDVVKTQDIVKDALTKGSEIFYIGKKYHPEAEAVLSMDDHVHLITCERDIPDMPENTKIFVTNQTTMSIFDIDALFQSIAKQYPNAEFCEEICNATRIRQQAVADLKQQQIDVLYVVGDAHSNNSNRLAAIAKDAGIPDVYLIDDVHGIFDEQLVNKTKVAITSGASTPTYLTAQVIAYLENYEPGLTKPEIDIQKII